Proteins co-encoded in one Flavobacteriaceae bacterium MAR_2009_75 genomic window:
- a CDS encoding tetratricopeptide repeat protein, with amino-acid sequence MQFHITYTPSSPFACAIRLMRLVTFFLVLSLHSVNAQDIEENFKNTVDSLINYAPKTYHEIHTAIGNYSSDTIKMSYLAETAAIQNYKDGQVYALNHIGQRLRFLSHFNQALEKHTEALEIAKTTSNIELEILSLNMLGILYRRIDAITAALDHTYKALDIAEKVENPNVAIKSAISTSLNNIGQIYRVLGQYDLAIEQFKKAMEFEEALDNRLELASNYQNIGECLEAQGKLKTALENYNIALDYNKKLNNKRGKILCENGIAHIYVHDGKVDEAILILNEALIQATDLGEPGPISSVHLTLGWALTDLENFEEAEKHLFKGLELAKKYNLLHTRAEAYSYLSDLSIAKGDYEKALKYFKTSLDVESQIRNNKNVRYVYSSIIKKDNEARVTTINQQLRKNNTRLLVSGIAIALLAGIFYILYRQYQLKNDKKLLTLEQSMLRSQMNPHFLFNSLNSIKLYIINNEQKNAVHYLNKFSKLVRKILESSSMREIPLAEELETVELYMNIENIRFSNEIDFKINIDKNIDPHTIRIPSLILQPFLENALWHGLSPKLGEKRIELNITKKVKDFIDISIIDNGIGRAAAEKIKQNKVLKRKSVGIEITKERLANFSKDYLNSFDVEIVDLYDSNDNASGTQVILHIPTA; translated from the coding sequence ATGCAATTCCATATTACATACACTCCAAGTTCCCCATTTGCGTGTGCCATACGCTTAATGCGTCTCGTTACGTTTTTTTTGGTTCTATCACTACATTCAGTAAATGCTCAAGATATTGAAGAAAATTTCAAAAATACAGTCGATAGCCTAATTAATTATGCACCAAAAACATATCACGAGATACACACCGCTATCGGAAATTATAGTTCAGACACCATCAAAATGTCTTATTTGGCCGAAACAGCTGCCATACAAAACTACAAAGACGGCCAAGTTTATGCATTGAACCATATCGGGCAACGACTTCGTTTTCTTTCCCATTTTAACCAAGCCCTTGAGAAACATACCGAAGCATTAGAAATAGCGAAAACCACATCGAACATCGAGCTCGAAATATTGAGCTTAAATATGCTGGGCATTCTCTATAGAAGAATCGACGCCATTACCGCTGCTCTTGACCACACTTACAAAGCTTTAGATATAGCTGAGAAAGTAGAAAACCCAAACGTTGCAATCAAAAGCGCCATAAGCACTTCTTTAAATAATATTGGTCAAATCTACAGGGTTTTGGGGCAATATGATTTAGCTATAGAGCAATTCAAAAAGGCAATGGAATTCGAAGAGGCTCTAGATAATAGGTTGGAGCTGGCCAGTAACTACCAAAATATTGGCGAATGCCTCGAAGCCCAAGGTAAGTTAAAAACCGCCTTAGAAAATTATAATATTGCCTTGGATTATAATAAAAAGCTAAATAATAAACGGGGTAAAATATTATGTGAAAATGGCATTGCCCATATTTATGTTCATGATGGAAAAGTTGATGAGGCAATACTCATATTAAACGAGGCCCTCATTCAAGCCACAGACTTAGGTGAACCTGGGCCTATTTCTTCGGTTCATCTTACATTAGGCTGGGCCCTAACCGATCTTGAGAATTTTGAGGAAGCTGAAAAACACCTTTTTAAAGGATTGGAATTAGCTAAAAAATATAATCTGTTACACACTAGGGCAGAAGCCTATTCTTATCTCTCAGACCTTTCAATCGCTAAAGGAGACTACGAAAAGGCACTTAAATATTTTAAGACATCTCTAGATGTCGAATCGCAAATACGAAACAATAAGAACGTTCGCTATGTATACAGTTCGATAATAAAAAAAGATAATGAGGCCCGTGTCACGACCATCAATCAACAATTGAGAAAAAATAACACCAGACTTCTGGTATCAGGTATTGCAATAGCATTACTCGCCGGCATATTCTATATTTTATATCGTCAATATCAATTGAAAAATGACAAGAAGCTTTTGACGCTCGAACAAAGTATGCTGAGAAGCCAAATGAATCCTCATTTTTTATTCAACTCTTTAAATTCTATCAAGTTATATATTATAAATAATGAGCAGAAAAATGCAGTTCATTATCTGAACAAATTCTCTAAACTGGTACGGAAAATATTGGAATCTTCATCAATGCGAGAAATTCCATTAGCAGAAGAATTGGAGACGGTAGAACTCTATATGAATATAGAAAATATTCGATTTTCGAATGAAATAGATTTCAAAATAAATATCGATAAAAATATAGACCCCCATACCATTCGTATACCTTCATTGATTCTACAGCCCTTTCTTGAAAATGCCTTGTGGCACGGACTCTCTCCCAAACTTGGTGAAAAGAGAATTGAGCTTAACATTACGAAGAAAGTCAAAGACTTTATCGACATATCTATTATCGACAACGGTATTGGGCGAGCAGCTGCTGAAAAAATCAAGCAGAATAAAGTATTAAAACGAAAATCGGTAGGTATTGAAATCACCAAAGAACGATTGGCCAATTTCTCTAAAGATTATTTGAACTCGTTCGATGTAGAAATTGTAGACCTTTATGATTCGAATGACAATGCCTCTGGAACACAAGTAATTCTTCACATACCTACTGCTTAA